CACTTCAAAAGTTCCAAAACCGATCAGTTGCACTTTATCGCCAGATTGTAATGCATTAGCAATTGTGTCAAATACGGATTGTACAGCTGCAGAAGCTTCCTTTTGAGAAATATCAGCTGATTGTGCTACATTTTTAACTAATTCTGTTTTGTTCATGTTTTCACCTCATAAAAAAATTTTTAGAATGAATGTTTTAGTATAATGGTTAGTAAAGATAAAGCTATCTTCGTGATTAGAAAGAATGCTGTATAGTTATGTTAATTTCGTTGAAAGAAACTGAATCCCTGCAATTATAAGGGAATTTATTATGAATTGATGT
This Bacillus mycoides DNA region includes the following protein-coding sequences:
- a CDS encoding HU family DNA-binding protein, yielding MNKTELVKNVAQSADISQKEASAAVQSVFDTIANALQSGDKVQLIGFGTFEVRERSARTGRNPQTGEEIQIAAGKVPAFKAGKELKEAVK